From a region of the Methanophagales archaeon genome:
- a CDS encoding response regulator transcription factor, translated as MRHKRSGKSNREIAFEMRVSVSTVKRVWSYWLTHGEYLPIRKRGRKVKEIIREVKMKESIRCQLPMPI; from the coding sequence GTGCGACACAAGAGAAGCGGAAAGAGCAACAGAGAGATAGCGTTTGAGATGAGGGTCAGCGTTTCAACGGTCAAGAGGGTATGGTCTTACTGGCTCACACACGGGGAGTATTTGCCAATAAGAAAGAGGGGGAGAAAGGTGAAGGAAATAATAAGAGAAGTAAAAATGAAAGAGAGCATTCGATGTCAGCTGCCCATGCCCATATAG